ATGCTGGGTAGAATTGTAATTAAATGTAATATTTTGCGGTTGACCTTCAGACTGGACAAACCAGTAAGTCATAGAAATATTTTTGGGCAAATAGTCGCTAGTTTCAGCTAATACATACAAATAAAGACGTGTTTGCCAATTCTGTTCTAACTTGCGTTTATTTTGGGGTTTAGGATAAGTTTTCCAGTCGAGAATTTGGGCTTTTTGACTATCTCCTATGAATAAATCATAAACAACTGTCAGCAAATAGTCTTGAACTTGCAGGATGCGGTAATGTTCGCTTTCACGGAAAGTTTGGGAGTCGATTGGCGTTAAAATCTCTGGTGCTGCATTGGTAAAACCTGACATCCAGCTTTGCAGTTGAGTATCCACTTCCAGAAAACTACCAATTGGTAAACCCATTTCTCGCTGTTGCATTAGCAAGTGAAACTGACTACCCAAAGTCTGGTGTTCTTCGTGTTCGGGATTTAAAGGCGTGTTGAGTTGCTCTAAGTAGGTGTGTTGGAATTTACGCGGACAAGCTTCTAGTAAGTTGAGATGTCCCTGAGATAGGCGTAATAGTGGAGTTGTTTCTGACAGCATTCTTTTATTTTAGAAGCGATCGCTCACGGAAGAAGCAGGGGAGCAGGGAGCAGGGAGCATGGGGGATTTGGAACTCCCCAGATCAAAGGGTTTCAAGGCTCTAAATTTATTTATGCGTCTGCTGTTCGCCTGACTACCTAAAGGTAAAAAATAAAAGGCGGAAGGATGAATTTTGCCTTTTCCTTCATCCCTCTACCTTTTTATATACCTGATGCTTATTTAATGTTAGCCCGTGCATCCCTGACTGCGGCAAAGAAAAATAATCCTGTGAGGGGAATGCTCAATCCGAGGATAATTGCAGTCACCTGAACGCCCAAATCTGGTTGTCCAGAAGTAAGTTCAAATACTGAACCGACGGCGGCGATCGCTGTTACGCAAGAACCACCCAGAAATAAACCGCTTTTTGGAGTTAAATACACTATTAGTTCCCTATGCTACTGGTTTCACGGCTTGATACGAGAAGCCATTTTTAGATAACTCCTGAGCCAAGGTCAAGGAATTATCCACACGATCTACAAATACCACGCCTTTGAGGTGATCCATTTCGTGCTGAATGCAGCGCGCGAGTAAGTCGTTAGCTTTGAGGGATTTGGGACGGCCGTATTCATCTTTATAGGCAATTTCTACGCCTTCGGGACGCTTTACGTCTAAATAAACGTTGGGAATGCTCAAACACCCTTCTTGGGCAACGCAGACTTCCTTACTCACCTGTTTAATGGTGGGGTTAATCAATACCAGTGGCGGATGATCTGGGTTATCTGGTTCGCAATCGATCACAATCAGTTGTTTATGAATTCCCACTTGAGGCGCAGCCAAACCAATGCCATCGCTACTGTACATAGTTTGCAGCATTTCCCGTGCCAATTGACGGATTTCATCGTCTATTTTAGTAATCCGCTTGGCATCTTGACGCAACACGCGATCGCCTAGATAGTGAAGTGTCAAGGGCGGATTTTTTAACTTTTTTTTCTCGACAGCAATTTCAGAGGGCATGATGATCAATGACTAAGTTGTGAAAATTCCTACTATTTCAATTCTATCAATCTCCCATAGACCCCTGTTGAGATGCAAAAATTCACCTGAGATATATTTTTTCATGGAGAAATAGATCACGATTATTAGGAAAATTTAGATTTTGGGGTGGTGTGTGTTTAAATTTCTGACAAAACTTGACTATCTGCTCAAAGAAACTTTCCTCGGTTTGCTGCGAGGCGGTTGGATGAATTGGGCGGCTATCAGTACCGTCACAGTGTTACTATTTCTATTTGGCTTGAGTCTGCAAACTTCTTGGCAAGTAGAAAAACTGCTGAATCAGTTCGGTAGCCAGTTAGAAGTTTCAGTTTATCTCGATCCAGATACACCAGCCCGCAGTATTGAGACATTTATAGCGCAAATGCCCGATGTAGTAGGGTTGCAAACTATTACTAAAGAACAAGCTTGGAAGAAGTTAGTCCAGGAATTAGGCATTTCCAATATTGATGGTGCTACCCAAGAGTTAGGGGATAA
This genomic interval from Nodularia sp. LEGE 06071 contains the following:
- a CDS encoding PD-(D/E)XK nuclease family protein; the encoded protein is MLSETTPLLRLSQGHLNLLEACPRKFQHTYLEQLNTPLNPEHEEHQTLGSQFHLLMQQREMGLPIGSFLEVDTQLQSWMSGFTNAAPEILTPIDSQTFRESEHYRILQVQDYLLTVVYDLFIGDSQKAQILDWKTYPKPQNKRKLEQNWQTRLYLYVLAETSDYLPKNISMTYWFVQSEGQPQNITFNYNSTQHQQTAKKLNQLLNKLTNWLEDYQIDQRFPQVPENSQDCNYCHFATRCNRTQSSTENQQNYLPNLANIQEVAL
- the def gene encoding peptide deformylase produces the protein MPSEIAVEKKKLKNPPLTLHYLGDRVLRQDAKRITKIDDEIRQLAREMLQTMYSSDGIGLAAPQVGIHKQLIVIDCEPDNPDHPPLVLINPTIKQVSKEVCVAQEGCLSIPNVYLDVKRPEGVEIAYKDEYGRPKSLKANDLLARCIQHEMDHLKGVVFVDRVDNSLTLAQELSKNGFSYQAVKPVA